The Dreissena polymorpha isolate Duluth1 chromosome 10, UMN_Dpol_1.0, whole genome shotgun sequence genome includes a region encoding these proteins:
- the LOC127847696 gene encoding uncharacterized protein LOC127847696 produces MIRENRVCAKEGTTIVEGIMGVAIVLQIAIDQIDIATNIDYYILHFPFGLFVFALGSYLTLAVSFIHAREILFRIRSSFYKDTIHQPQGQHASHIDIPRSLRYFLTASKHILPIALVLLVLGIATPGWTSYKTGEKRVFQGGIWYKVVNGVCCKLNLEEDVIHAKVFSLIATVLTLLSVIVAKVTTARKQKHTHTTYILVSFCLTLASASFSAWIAGFAINLQVMKNDEHVFPYSLFLFSFGTVLNGLMAIYQAVILFRIWNSVTTLRDDDIAPFLDNNTFELPDIHENIPETDEPPPYIIHIMNYFPSPDTELVQGCRS; encoded by the exons GTATCATGGGGGTAGCCATTGTATTGCAAATCGCCATTGATCAAATCGACATTGCAACGAACATTGACTATTATATTCTGCATTTTCCATTTGGTCTTTTTGTATTTGCATTGGGTTCCTATTTGACACTAGCAGTGTCTTTTATTCATGCGAGAGAGATTTTATTTAGAATAAGGTCATCGTTTTATAAGGACACGATCCACCAGCCGCAGGGGCAACATGCTTCACACATCGACATACCTCGCAGTTTAAGATATTTCCTTACCGCTTCGAAACATATTTTGCCCATCGCCTTGGTGTTGCTCGTGTTAGGAATTGCAACACCCGGATGGACATCATATAAGACGGGAGAAAAAAGAGTGTTTCAGGGTGGAATCTGGTACAAGGTGGTTAATGGCGTGTGCTGTAAACTTAACTTGGAAGAAG ATGTTATTCATGCTAAAGTATTTTCACTGATCGCTACTGTGTTGACATTGCTGTCAGTGATTGTCGCCAAGGTAACCACTGCTAGGAAACAGAAACACACCCATACAACGTATATTCTCGTGTCATTCTGTTTGACGCTCGCATCAG CATCATTTTCGGCATGGATTGCAGGATTTGCGATAAATTTACAAGTTATGAAAAATGACGAACATGTGTTTCCGTACTCACTGTTCCTGTTCAGTTTTGGAACAGTTCTTAACGGATTAATGGCTATCTACCAGGCCGTGATTTTGTTCCGTATTTGGAATTCGGTTACAACGCTTAGGGACGACGACATTGCACCATTTCTGGACAATAATACATTCGAGTTACCAGACATACACGAAAACATACCCGAAACGGATGAACCGCCgccatatataatacatattatgaaTTATTTTCCCAGTCCGGATACAGAACTTGTGCAAGGTTGTAGATCATGA